The Saxibacter everestensis genome has a window encoding:
- a CDS encoding putative quinol monooxygenase yields the protein MEQTRSESGCISFDVRRTVNPLVWQVDEKFIDAGSFDAHQKRASLSEWGRATAGIERRYTIEGIGADVVRPPLQTQLDRARPGGVT from the coding sequence ATTGAGCAGACGCGGAGTGAGAGTGGATGCATCTCTTTTGACGTGCGGCGCACCGTCAATCCTCTCGTGTGGCAGGTCGACGAGAAGTTCATTGACGCCGGATCGTTCGACGCGCATCAGAAGAGAGCTTCGTTGAGCGAGTGGGGGCGGGCTACCGCAGGCATCGAGCGCCGCTACACGATTGAAGGAATCGGCGCTGATGTCGTGAGGCCGCCGCTGCAGACGCAGCTCGATCGAGCTCGTCCGGGCGGTGTGACATGA
- a CDS encoding type II toxin-antitoxin system Phd/YefM family antitoxin, with translation MVKAVKVQYAKTHLSAILAEVEAGAEVIISRGDTPVARLAPIAQLPGREWGFVPYRVPSSFFDPLPPSELEAWEE, from the coding sequence ATGGTGAAGGCCGTGAAGGTGCAATACGCGAAGACCCATCTGTCGGCAATTCTCGCCGAGGTTGAAGCTGGTGCCGAGGTAATAATTTCCCGCGGTGACACTCCGGTTGCTCGGCTCGCCCCGATCGCCCAGCTTCCGGGCCGGGAGTGGGGGTTCGTTCCGTATCGTGTTCCCTCGTCGTTCTTCGACCCCCTTCCGCCGTCCGAGCTCGAGGCGTGGGAAGAGTGA
- a CDS encoding type II toxin-antitoxin system VapC family toxin: MTGRRLLIDTHVLLWMLTDPDALSDEVRGLLADRTTALFVSAASAWEIAAKQRLGKLPQAEVLVRGYEQHLERLGVESVDISAAHSLLAGSLEWQHRDPFDRMIAAQCMIESLPLVSADSAFEKLAGISVLW; the protein is encoded by the coding sequence GTGACAGGACGCCGGCTCCTGATCGACACGCATGTGCTGTTGTGGATGCTGACCGATCCCGACGCGCTGTCGGACGAGGTGCGAGGGTTGCTCGCCGACCGAACGACCGCTCTCTTCGTGTCCGCGGCGTCGGCATGGGAAATCGCTGCTAAGCAACGATTGGGTAAGCTTCCGCAGGCCGAAGTTCTGGTGCGCGGGTACGAGCAACACCTGGAACGTCTCGGTGTTGAGAGCGTTGACATCAGTGCCGCCCACAGCCTGCTGGCCGGCTCACTGGAATGGCAGCACCGAGATCCGTTCGATCGGATGATTGCCGCTCAATGCATGATCGAGTCGTTGCCTCTTGTATCGGCCGACAGTGCCTTCGAGAAGCTGGCCGGGATCAGCGTCCTGTGGTGA
- a CDS encoding LLM class flavin-dependent oxidoreductase, whose product MQFGPQTGTAPFALSVLADGGTGVGTTAEEGLAGTVALARTADRRGFHRFWMSEHHAMGATSVSSPPLMIARLIAETARIRLGAGGVMLPNHAPLLIAEQFGMLDALAPGRIDLGLGRAPGTDGATASALRRGADANDGFPQQVVELLGFLTDKFPPGHPYRTVRAVPGPWQAAQNRVPAPLTGPDIWMLGSSPYSARLAAQLGRPYAFALQFGDADIDTALRLYRDEFQPSDVLTEPRTLVSVPVAISDDPTEAKRQTTTSAMAMLRMFKREGYLLLPPDEVEAYAATAQEQEILDAYVSRNYHGTAATVADRLEALHERTDVDEVMLVVGGHSSALDGDGIELIADHYDLPRT is encoded by the coding sequence ATGCAGTTCGGACCCCAAACAGGCACCGCGCCGTTCGCACTGTCCGTGCTAGCCGACGGCGGGACCGGCGTCGGAACGACCGCCGAAGAAGGGCTCGCAGGCACCGTCGCGCTGGCTCGCACGGCGGACCGGCGGGGGTTTCACCGATTCTGGATGTCCGAACACCACGCCATGGGGGCGACATCCGTGTCCTCGCCGCCGCTGATGATCGCCCGGCTCATCGCCGAGACGGCACGCATTCGCCTCGGCGCGGGAGGCGTAATGCTCCCGAACCACGCTCCGCTGCTGATCGCAGAGCAGTTCGGAATGCTCGACGCGCTGGCACCGGGCCGGATCGACCTGGGACTGGGACGCGCACCCGGCACCGACGGAGCGACAGCATCGGCCCTGCGCCGGGGCGCGGACGCCAACGACGGCTTCCCGCAGCAGGTGGTCGAACTGCTCGGGTTCCTCACCGACAAGTTCCCGCCCGGGCACCCGTATCGGACAGTCCGTGCCGTGCCCGGCCCTTGGCAGGCAGCTCAGAACCGGGTGCCGGCACCGTTGACGGGACCGGATATCTGGATGCTGGGCTCCTCGCCTTACTCCGCGCGATTGGCAGCGCAGCTCGGCCGGCCGTACGCGTTCGCGCTGCAGTTCGGCGACGCCGACATCGACACGGCCTTGCGTCTCTACCGCGACGAGTTCCAACCCTCCGACGTGCTCACTGAGCCCCGCACCCTCGTCAGCGTTCCCGTCGCGATCAGCGACGACCCCACCGAGGCGAAGCGCCAGACGACCACATCGGCGATGGCGATGCTGCGCATGTTCAAGCGCGAGGGCTACCTGCTGCTGCCGCCGGACGAAGTCGAGGCGTACGCTGCCACGGCACAGGAGCAGGAGATCCTCGACGCCTATGTCAGCCGCAACTACCACGGCACCGCCGCCACGGTCGCCGACCGGCTCGAAGCCCTGCATGAGCGCACCGATGTCGACGAAGTCATGCTCGTCGTCGGCGGACACTCATCTGCTCTCGATGGGGACGGGATCGAGCTCATCGCCGACCACTACGACCTTCCGCGCACATGA
- a CDS encoding CGNR zinc finger domain-containing protein, whose translation MTETAQIAVPGVEEHPCLALVNSVSELTRGKRHDELATPDAVRAWLLALDLIVPGAVLHEYCRSRIVALREDLRDVFAAHTTGDVPPPEAMQALNRALTSAPGALLLRFEPMAGFTRSADHPMTQVIEHVMALIAEDAAALLTGDDASLLASCEADGCQRFFLRTHARRQWCSTRCGDRTRAARAYARKRAARSSRSLPASGRTCAHRTDSTGGG comes from the coding sequence GTGACAGAGACAGCTCAGATAGCCGTGCCGGGCGTCGAGGAGCATCCGTGCCTCGCCCTGGTCAATAGCGTGAGCGAACTGACAAGGGGGAAGCGACATGACGAGCTGGCGACCCCCGACGCAGTGAGGGCTTGGCTGCTTGCCCTCGACCTGATCGTCCCGGGAGCTGTGCTGCACGAGTACTGCCGAAGCAGGATTGTGGCACTACGTGAGGACCTCCGGGACGTCTTTGCTGCGCACACCACCGGAGATGTCCCACCGCCAGAAGCAATGCAAGCCCTCAATCGCGCGCTGACCAGCGCCCCTGGGGCCCTGCTCTTGCGGTTCGAGCCCATGGCAGGGTTTACCCGTAGCGCCGATCACCCGATGACCCAGGTCATCGAGCACGTCATGGCCCTCATCGCCGAGGACGCCGCCGCGCTGCTCACCGGCGACGATGCGTCTTTGCTCGCGTCCTGTGAAGCGGATGGGTGCCAGCGGTTCTTCCTCCGCACGCATGCGCGACGGCAATGGTGCTCGACTCGCTGTGGCGACAGGACGCGTGCAGCACGCGCCTATGCCCGCAAGCGTGCAGCGCGGAGCAGTCGCAGCCTTCCTGCCTCCGGACGCACCTGCGCCCACCGAACAGATTCAACAGGGGGTGGCTGA
- a CDS encoding GNAT family N-acetyltransferase has protein sequence MDLSFLPANDAKWTDIQTVFGQRGMASRCQCQRYKLRPGEALAALPDDELCLRLHDQSQKLPTTGLLAFADKDPVGWCAVAPRTSYSALVRNSNHTAWRERREQRDDAAVWAITCFWTRTGYRRKGVATALATAAVALARRSGAAAVEAYPVVSNDALAVEMHVGTANMFKAAGLFTVSNPSKRRCVMRLDLQETDETVPSR, from the coding sequence GTGGACTTGAGCTTCCTGCCCGCAAACGACGCCAAATGGACCGACATCCAGACAGTCTTTGGTCAGCGCGGTATGGCCTCCCGCTGCCAATGTCAGCGCTACAAGCTCCGGCCAGGCGAGGCGCTAGCGGCACTGCCCGACGACGAGCTCTGCCTTCGCCTGCATGACCAGTCCCAGAAACTGCCAACGACTGGACTGCTGGCATTCGCAGATAAGGATCCGGTCGGCTGGTGCGCGGTGGCACCGCGCACATCCTATTCAGCGCTCGTGCGCAACAGCAATCACACCGCATGGCGAGAGCGTCGCGAGCAGCGGGACGACGCTGCGGTGTGGGCGATCACCTGTTTCTGGACCAGGACGGGGTACCGCAGGAAAGGCGTCGCGACCGCACTGGCCACGGCCGCCGTCGCGCTCGCTCGTCGTTCGGGCGCCGCCGCCGTCGAGGCGTATCCCGTCGTCTCGAACGACGCCCTCGCGGTGGAGATGCACGTCGGCACCGCGAACATGTTCAAGGCCGCCGGGCTGTTCACTGTCAGCAATCCGAGTAAGCGCCGGTGCGTCATGCGACTCGATCTCCAGGAAACCGACGAAACAGTTCCGTCGCGATAA
- a CDS encoding VOC family protein has protein sequence MSATLATYVALPGNAADAFTHWQEVFGGELDLTRYGDMDLEGMPFTPDPEKVAHAALHTPGGDITGGDAMPGEDAPPLRDTAYSLLYGVDTPDEARTLIQKLVDGGGSVNMPFELAPWGDWYGQAFDRFGVMWAFAASESSGTQTP, from the coding sequence ATGAGCGCCACCCTTGCCACGTACGTCGCACTGCCTGGGAATGCCGCCGACGCCTTCACCCATTGGCAGGAGGTGTTCGGTGGTGAACTTGATCTAACGAGGTACGGGGACATGGACCTCGAGGGCATGCCATTCACGCCAGATCCGGAGAAAGTCGCGCATGCGGCGCTCCACACTCCCGGCGGCGACATCACCGGGGGAGACGCCATGCCCGGGGAGGACGCTCCGCCGCTGCGCGATACCGCGTACTCGCTCCTTTACGGAGTGGACACGCCGGACGAGGCCCGGACGCTGATCCAGAAACTCGTCGACGGTGGGGGCTCGGTGAACATGCCGTTCGAGCTCGCCCCCTGGGGTGACTGGTACGGCCAGGCCTTCGACAGGTTCGGCGTAATGTGGGCGTTCGCCGCGTCGGAGAGTTCGGGGACACAAACGCCCTGA
- a CDS encoding phosphotransferase, whose amino-acid sequence MSSVRELRPLRLPDDRWEPVIRGESGAEVFRSTDGRQFAKRVGAAEVAGLEAERDRLLWLCEAGAKVPRVVDWVAAPNQGGVLVTSAVGGIPADTLDAQSLLSAWPSISRAVRRFHELDPSACPFEIRVDWRYELAEDVVARGAVNAAFLPVGQQSTPPELLLAQLGERRAQGSGQQRMHRKVPRCRCRGFGMNSLL is encoded by the coding sequence ATGAGTTCTGTGCGCGAGTTGCGTCCACTGCGCCTGCCCGACGACCGGTGGGAGCCTGTTATCCGAGGGGAATCGGGCGCCGAGGTATTCCGGTCGACGGACGGACGTCAGTTTGCAAAGCGGGTCGGTGCGGCAGAGGTCGCGGGACTCGAGGCTGAGCGTGATCGCCTGTTGTGGCTTTGTGAGGCTGGAGCAAAAGTTCCTCGCGTGGTGGATTGGGTCGCAGCGCCGAACCAGGGCGGTGTGCTCGTGACGTCAGCGGTCGGCGGGATACCTGCGGACACGCTGGACGCCCAATCCCTTCTCTCCGCCTGGCCATCGATCTCTCGTGCCGTCCGGCGGTTTCACGAGCTGGATCCGAGCGCTTGTCCGTTCGAGATTCGGGTCGATTGGCGCTACGAGCTGGCAGAGGATGTCGTCGCCCGTGGTGCCGTCAATGCCGCGTTCCTTCCGGTAGGACAGCAGTCCACGCCGCCCGAGCTGTTGCTAGCGCAGCTCGGCGAACGGCGCGCACAGGGTTCGGGGCAGCAGCGTATGCACAGGAAAGTACCAAGATGCCGATGTCGCGGCTTTGGCATGAATTCGCTTTTGTGA
- a CDS encoding LacI family DNA-binding transcriptional regulator, giving the protein MTTLDDVAARAGVSTATVSRALTRPNMVAAATLERVQRAVQELGYHHNAAARALATGHTGLIGIAVPTLASSYYLPLISGAQARAEASGYEIVIVDSQGSEPREATLLARLTNRVDALLLAGSRLSDAAIRDIAETLPVATFNRAIPGVSATVIEVTQAFSELGRFLREQGHQRIAYIGGPPGSATDARRMHALRSAFIDDSGDHDPPATSPLNSTQRSVDILGPVAPSFSAGGDLAEQITESGDTAVVAYNSAVALGLMHRLGTLGVRVPEELVLATGDDLVGRALEISHFVTVSQPMAEAGAHLVDLALQQLSTSGSSRQSKFPDPDAASRESQPDCEDATSTDLHFTLHAVANVPSTGGGNELVTR; this is encoded by the coding sequence TTGACAACCCTCGATGACGTCGCAGCCCGCGCGGGCGTCTCGACGGCAACTGTCTCGCGCGCCCTGACACGTCCGAACATGGTCGCCGCAGCGACGCTGGAGCGCGTGCAGCGCGCGGTCCAGGAACTCGGTTACCACCACAACGCTGCCGCCCGCGCCCTCGCGACTGGACACACCGGACTCATTGGAATCGCAGTGCCGACGCTGGCCAGCTCGTATTACCTGCCACTCATTTCCGGCGCACAGGCGCGCGCCGAGGCTTCCGGATACGAGATAGTGATCGTCGACTCGCAGGGCAGTGAGCCTCGCGAGGCCACCCTGCTCGCACGTCTCACCAATCGGGTAGATGCGCTGCTCCTTGCCGGTTCCAGGCTCAGCGACGCGGCGATTCGCGACATCGCGGAAACACTCCCCGTCGCAACGTTCAATCGGGCGATCCCCGGTGTCTCTGCCACGGTGATCGAGGTCACGCAGGCGTTTTCCGAGCTTGGGCGCTTCCTGCGCGAGCAGGGGCACCAGAGAATCGCCTACATAGGCGGCCCGCCTGGCTCTGCGACCGACGCGCGCCGCATGCACGCCCTGCGGTCGGCATTTATCGACGACAGCGGCGACCACGACCCTCCGGCCACGTCCCCGCTCAATAGCACGCAGCGTTCGGTTGACATCCTCGGGCCGGTAGCGCCGAGCTTCTCCGCCGGCGGCGACCTTGCCGAGCAGATAACAGAGTCGGGCGACACCGCGGTAGTGGCCTACAACAGCGCAGTCGCGCTCGGACTGATGCACCGTCTCGGCACGCTAGGGGTGCGCGTGCCGGAAGAACTGGTGCTCGCCACGGGCGACGATCTCGTTGGCCGCGCGCTCGAGATCTCCCACTTCGTCACGGTTTCACAGCCGATGGCCGAGGCCGGCGCTCACTTGGTCGACCTCGCGCTCCAGCAGCTCTCGACGTCGGGTTCGAGCAGACAGTCGAAGTTCCCAGACCCCGATGCCGCCTCGCGAGAGTCACAACCAGACTGCGAGGACGCTACCTCGACTGATCTGCATTTCACCCTGCACGCCGTCGCGAATGTTCCGTCGACTGGCGGCGGAAACGAGCTAGTTACACGTTGA
- a CDS encoding GNAT family N-acetyltransferase, whose translation MITTNEYGQPIGCPVPDWSPAALPKATILSGRYCTLELIDVDRHADDLYAAYAAAPDDRDWTYLPVGPFRTPESYRAWADVAAKSDDPRHYAVIDNATCRALGTLSLMRHDPINRVIEVGYVVFSRSLQRTPISTEAQYLLMSYVLNELGYRRYEWKCDNLNEPSRKAAERLGFTYEGTFRQATVYKGRNRDTAWFALTDRDWPRVRHAFELWLDPRNFDSDGRQLEVLHTR comes from the coding sequence ATGATAACGACTAACGAATACGGACAACCGATCGGCTGCCCGGTGCCCGACTGGAGCCCCGCGGCCTTGCCAAAGGCAACGATACTTTCCGGACGGTACTGCACTCTCGAACTCATCGACGTCGACCGGCACGCTGACGACCTCTACGCCGCATACGCCGCTGCACCCGACGACCGCGACTGGACATATCTTCCGGTCGGCCCGTTCCGGACACCTGAGTCCTACCGCGCCTGGGCCGACGTCGCAGCCAAGAGTGATGACCCCCGCCACTATGCTGTGATCGACAACGCCACCTGTCGCGCACTCGGCACCCTCTCACTCATGCGACACGATCCCATCAACAGGGTCATCGAGGTCGGCTACGTTGTCTTCTCCCGTTCCCTCCAGCGCACTCCGATCTCGACCGAGGCGCAGTATCTGCTGATGAGCTACGTACTCAATGAGCTCGGCTACCGCCGGTATGAGTGGAAGTGCGACAACCTCAACGAACCCTCGCGCAAGGCGGCCGAACGCCTTGGTTTCACGTATGAAGGCACGTTCCGTCAAGCTACCGTCTACAAGGGGCGCAACCGCGACACCGCCTGGTTCGCGCTCACTGACCGCGACTGGCCCCGCGTGCGCCACGCATTCGAACTATGGCTTGATCCGAGGAACTTCGACAGTGACGGCCGCCAGCTCGAAGTGCTGCACACCCGATGA
- a CDS encoding GNAT family N-acetyltransferase has translation MAELHGSRLAALSGISLPAAPAGSWTLETVGVDEVHQGVGLGTAVTSEGLSMIDKRGDPVALETSDERNVRLYQRLGFTTVATTAIPDGPIVFSMSRVVRSQ, from the coding sequence GTGGCTGAGCTGCACGGATCGCGCCTGGCTGCGCTTTCGGGAATCTCGCTACCTGCCGCCCCCGCCGGATCGTGGACCCTCGAAACGGTCGGCGTCGATGAAGTCCACCAAGGGGTGGGCCTCGGGACGGCCGTGACCTCGGAAGGTCTCTCGATGATCGACAAGCGAGGCGATCCGGTCGCACTCGAAACCTCGGACGAGCGAAACGTGCGCCTCTACCAGCGGCTCGGATTTACGACCGTGGCGACGACCGCGATTCCTGACGGCCCCATCGTTTTTTCCATGAGCCGCGTCGTGAGGTCTCAGTAG
- the add gene encoding adenosine deaminase: MDHDAVPRIFLRRGGPLRPAFCTLARKAQDMNKIDLHIHLPGTVRAETFAELSAANNIDLPMPAAELYRRINSDPTDEEQERGPWFPLLRVYELISASLRTRDDFARVVFEALEDGYRESSTIYTELAFSPSVHTDLGVAYRDMAAGIADGFAMARERLGVDGRAIAAVNREDTPEKATAMVEAVLDHRSDDIVGVGIDFFELKGMPEKFAEAFQLAGRHGLSRTAHAGEHAPTAETVRTCLELLGCDRIDHGYQILRDPEIVARCRDAGVFFNVAFTTSRRALIPWRRESIEKMDDAGLRVTINSDDPALFPTTLEREYAIATEVFGAARLPEFVANAVDATFLGESEREVLRQRTTDPRTGVLQG, encoded by the coding sequence GTGGATCATGACGCCGTTCCTCGTATATTTCTTCGTCGCGGCGGCCCACTAAGACCCGCATTTTGTACTCTGGCTCGAAAGGCGCAAGACATGAACAAGATCGACCTGCATATTCATCTGCCCGGAACGGTGCGAGCCGAGACGTTCGCAGAACTCTCGGCGGCGAACAACATCGACCTTCCGATGCCGGCCGCCGAGCTCTATCGGCGGATAAATTCCGACCCCACCGACGAAGAGCAGGAGCGCGGGCCCTGGTTTCCGTTGCTGCGCGTTTACGAGCTCATTTCGGCCAGTTTGCGCACGCGCGATGATTTCGCTCGCGTCGTGTTCGAAGCGCTCGAAGACGGCTACCGCGAAAGTTCGACGATCTACACGGAACTCGCGTTCAGCCCCTCGGTCCACACGGACCTTGGCGTTGCGTATCGCGACATGGCCGCCGGAATCGCCGACGGGTTCGCGATGGCTCGCGAGCGTCTCGGAGTGGACGGTCGGGCCATCGCGGCGGTGAATCGTGAGGACACACCGGAGAAGGCGACGGCCATGGTCGAGGCCGTTCTGGACCATCGCAGCGACGATATCGTCGGCGTCGGCATCGACTTTTTCGAGCTGAAAGGCATGCCGGAGAAGTTCGCGGAGGCGTTTCAGCTCGCCGGCCGTCACGGTCTCTCGCGCACGGCCCATGCCGGCGAGCATGCGCCGACGGCGGAGACAGTGCGCACCTGCCTCGAACTGCTCGGCTGCGACCGTATCGACCACGGCTATCAGATCCTTCGCGACCCGGAAATCGTCGCTCGCTGCCGTGATGCCGGCGTTTTCTTCAACGTCGCTTTCACGACTTCACGCCGTGCGCTCATTCCCTGGCGCAGGGAATCGATCGAGAAGATGGACGACGCCGGCCTGCGGGTCACCATCAACTCGGACGATCCCGCGCTGTTCCCGACCACGCTGGAACGCGAGTATGCAATTGCCACGGAAGTGTTCGGTGCGGCGCGCCTGCCCGAGTTCGTGGCGAATGCTGTGGATGCCACGTTCCTGGGCGAATCCGAGCGCGAGGTGCTTCGTCAGCGCACGACCGACCCGCGCACCGGCGTGCTGCAGGGGTAA
- a CDS encoding NCS2 family permease, translating into MSLQALAEMCERPNDFSSGELMTATVRTQKSTKRSNQMFDLKSRGSTGWREFTAGMSMFLASAYSIIVIPGMLADAGLPRGPVTTAIIIMIALATLAMGLYAKMPFVLAPGLGGVALVAYTLMIGEQIPFPVVMGMVFWSGIAFLVLTIFGIRNLITKMIPTNIRLVIGAAIGLFIAFIGFRSGGLFVTDDNGLTLGDLGASSALAALIGFVVLVALQARNVPGAFVIVIVALTVIGIPLGFTELPDSIFAAPESPAPIAFKVDLLGALSPHYLPYLFAFFAAEFFSATGVVMTVSEKIGVPDAQLKKPFLVDSVAIVGGSLFGSPSMTTYAESAAGSEAGGRTGLTSLWTAALFALMLLFTPFATMIPAAATAPILMYVGLRSLTGFVRIDVKDLTESIPAAMVLVCTLLWGNFGTGIAAGLLSFVLIKVAALKFREVNLGMWIMTPFLVYFFVAAAH; encoded by the coding sequence ATGTCACTGCAAGCGCTTGCAGAGATGTGCGAGCGTCCGAATGACTTCAGTAGTGGGGAACTTATGACCGCAACGGTGCGCACGCAAAAGTCCACCAAACGCTCGAACCAGATGTTCGACCTGAAATCCCGCGGATCGACGGGCTGGCGAGAATTCACGGCGGGGATGAGCATGTTTCTCGCCTCCGCCTATTCGATCATCGTCATCCCGGGCATGCTTGCCGATGCGGGGTTGCCACGAGGCCCGGTGACCACGGCGATCATCATAATGATTGCCCTTGCGACGCTGGCGATGGGTCTCTACGCAAAAATGCCGTTCGTCCTCGCTCCGGGGCTGGGCGGCGTGGCTCTCGTTGCCTATACGCTCATGATCGGGGAGCAGATTCCATTCCCGGTCGTGATGGGAATGGTGTTCTGGTCGGGAATCGCGTTTCTCGTACTGACGATCTTCGGCATTCGGAATCTGATCACAAAGATGATTCCGACCAATATTCGCCTGGTCATCGGAGCGGCGATCGGACTGTTCATCGCGTTCATCGGGTTCCGGTCAGGTGGCCTCTTCGTCACCGACGACAACGGCCTGACGCTCGGCGATCTCGGTGCGAGTTCCGCGCTCGCCGCGCTCATCGGCTTCGTGGTTCTCGTTGCGCTCCAGGCGCGGAACGTGCCCGGCGCCTTCGTCATCGTCATCGTCGCCCTGACCGTGATCGGAATCCCACTCGGCTTCACCGAACTTCCCGATTCGATCTTCGCGGCACCGGAAAGTCCCGCGCCGATCGCGTTCAAGGTTGACCTTCTGGGGGCGCTCAGTCCGCATTACCTGCCGTACCTCTTCGCGTTCTTTGCGGCGGAGTTCTTCTCGGCTACCGGCGTCGTGATGACCGTGTCGGAGAAGATCGGCGTACCCGACGCGCAGTTGAAGAAGCCGTTCCTCGTCGACTCGGTCGCCATCGTCGGCGGATCGCTGTTCGGGTCACCGAGCATGACTACCTACGCGGAATCTGCAGCTGGCTCCGAGGCAGGTGGCCGCACCGGTCTCACGTCGCTGTGGACGGCGGCGCTGTTTGCCCTGATGTTGCTCTTCACGCCGTTTGCCACGATGATTCCCGCCGCGGCCACCGCACCAATTCTGATGTACGTAGGACTGCGGTCACTCACCGGCTTTGTGCGAATCGACGTGAAGGATCTCACCGAATCGATTCCTGCGGCGATGGTCCTCGTGTGCACGCTGCTGTGGGGAAACTTCGGCACAGGCATTGCCGCCGGACTCTTGAGCTTCGTGCTCATCAAGGTCGCCGCGTTGAAATTCCGCGAAGTAAATCTCGGCATGTGGATCATGACGCCGTTCCTCGTATATTTCTTCGTCGCGGCGGCCCACTAA
- a CDS encoding GNAT family N-acetyltransferase, whose translation MKEKLAPIHPGMTSKDTIAVRAATTEHHEFLATHDHHVRPEVLASLIDAGQILVVEAEGEPLGWLRWNLFWDEIPFMNLLFVLGEQRALGLGRALVDAWETTLREQGHKLVLTSTQADEDAQHFYRKLGWTDCGALLLPGDPTEIIFRKVLTE comes from the coding sequence ATGAAGGAGAAGCTAGCTCCCATTCACCCTGGCATGACCAGCAAGGACACGATTGCGGTGCGTGCCGCAACAACGGAGCATCATGAGTTCCTTGCCACACATGACCATCATGTCCGGCCCGAGGTGCTTGCGAGCCTGATCGACGCCGGCCAGATTCTGGTTGTCGAAGCGGAAGGAGAGCCGCTCGGATGGCTCCGCTGGAATCTGTTCTGGGATGAGATCCCATTCATGAATCTGCTGTTCGTTCTCGGGGAACAGAGGGCGCTGGGGTTGGGAAGAGCACTCGTCGACGCCTGGGAAACGACGCTCAGGGAGCAGGGACACAAGCTCGTCTTGACCTCGACCCAGGCCGATGAAGACGCGCAGCACTTCTATCGGAAGCTCGGTTGGACGGACTGCGGCGCCCTGCTCTTGCCGGGGGACCCCACTGAGATTATTTTCCGTAAAGTGTTGACCGAGTAG
- a CDS encoding DMT family transporter codes for MMQVGSGDRGVLLAVAAIWGLNFVSATYALESFTPWMLRVVTFLGGALILAVVAAARKISLRLLRPRDALHLAIAGTFSVAGFGALSALALLNTTAGRASVCLYLMPIWVALLSKVVLRENLGRNRTAAVLIGIAGLSVLLVPLLKSGLSYGALAATGAGLSWAIGTVYLKWARVPSHQLTVTIWQLVAGGIVSVIGAILWHESFPTQITMHASWGIAYTTIMGTAVAYLLWFGAIARLPASTAGLGTLLVPVFGMLASIVLLGERPTITDIIGFSLIFVAGLLALPSRARTASAHPSPAPRKTR; via the coding sequence ATGATGCAAGTAGGTTCTGGCGATCGGGGCGTCCTGCTTGCAGTTGCGGCAATCTGGGGTCTGAACTTCGTCTCCGCGACCTACGCACTGGAGTCGTTTACGCCCTGGATGCTCCGGGTGGTGACGTTTCTCGGAGGCGCACTCATTCTTGCCGTCGTCGCAGCTGCACGAAAAATCTCCCTGAGACTTCTCCGGCCCCGCGACGCGCTCCACCTGGCGATCGCAGGGACTTTCAGCGTTGCGGGTTTCGGGGCACTCTCAGCGCTTGCGCTATTGAACACTACTGCTGGACGAGCGAGTGTGTGCCTTTACCTCATGCCCATCTGGGTCGCACTCCTCAGCAAAGTGGTGTTACGGGAAAATCTTGGCCGAAATCGCACAGCTGCGGTGCTGATCGGCATCGCCGGCCTCTCGGTGCTCCTCGTGCCCTTGCTGAAATCGGGATTGTCTTATGGGGCCCTGGCAGCGACCGGTGCGGGGTTGAGTTGGGCGATCGGCACGGTGTACCTCAAGTGGGCACGAGTGCCATCGCACCAGTTGACGGTCACGATCTGGCAACTAGTCGCTGGCGGGATCGTCTCCGTGATCGGAGCCATTCTGTGGCACGAGTCCTTCCCGACGCAGATCACGATGCACGCATCGTGGGGAATCGCGTACACCACAATCATGGGTACGGCAGTCGCCTACCTGCTCTGGTTCGGCGCCATCGCCCGCCTCCCAGCCAGCACCGCCGGGCTCGGGACACTGCTCGTGCCCGTGTTTGGAATGCTCGCCTCCATTGTGCTCCTCGGCGAACGACCCACGATCACCGACATTATCGGGTTTTCGCTCATCTTTGTTGCCGGACTCCTCGCGCTCCCATCGCGTGCCCGGACCGCGTCGGCTCACCCATCACCCGCGCCTAGGAAGACTCGATGA